CGGTGGGAGCCCTCGCATTGCAAGTATTTTTAGCACTCCGAAGAATTCTTCAAAATCATCAACGAATATTATGTTTCTTTGCTTGCATGCACCCTCAAATATCTTATGATTTGTTGCCATCGCTCCAGTATGAAGAGAGGCAACTTTCTGCCCTAATTTGCTCCTTCCGGACTTCAAAATGACTGTAATTTTCTCATTTTCTACTTCAAAAAAATCTCGGCCAATTTCTTCTGCATATATTGCAATTATATCTGTTTTTTTATCTTTTTTGAGATATTTGACTAAATCAACTTCACTTACATCCGCTTTATTTCCATAGGATACAAACTTTGTAACACCTATTCCCTCCACAGCACATTTTTCAAGAAGGGCTATTCCAAATGTTCCTGATTGGGTTAATATTGCAACATTTCCTTTTTTTGGCAATTCCATATTTCTTTGGAAAAAGGTATTAAATCCATTTTCCGCATTAAATACTCCAATGCAGTTTGGTCCGATGACTCGCATTTTATATTTTCTTGCTAATTGAACTATTTTTCTCTCTATCTCCGCTTCCCCGATTTCTTTAAATCCGCCGGAGATTATCACAATATTTTTTATTCCTTTTATTCCGCATTTCTCTACTTCTTCAACGCATTTTTTTGCTTCAACAGCAATAACTGCCAAATCAATTTTCTTATTTATTTCTTCCAAGCTTTTATAGCATTTTCTCCCTAAAATTTTTTTTCTGTTGGGATTTATAGGATATGCTTCTACTTTACTCTTTATAATATTATTAAAAATTTCATAACCTATTTTACCTTTCTTGCTAGATGCCCCTATTACTACTACACTTTTAGGTTTGAAAAATTTCTCCATTTACTCTTCGCTTAATATAACAAAATCTTTGACTGATTTAACTGATTCAAACGGGAATAGAATGTAACCTTCTTCATTCTGATTATATAAGCGAGGGTCTATTTTGTCTGATGGCTCTACAATGAGATCGAGAAGTTTTCCACTACTTGCATCAACTGTTATATTTCTTACTATCCCTAAGTATAACCCGCTATTGCTCATAACTTTCTTTCCTCTCAATTCATTCTCCATTATCTTCATGTTTATCAAAATATGAAATACTATTGCCTTTTTAAATTTGCGCTTTTTTAAAAATTTAAAATCTTAGAAAAAAGTTTGAATTTTTGAAAAAAGAAGCTATGAGGCCTTTTTCTCGCAAAGAAATGCTAAAATAAATGCATTCTTGTGAAATTATTTTTTGCATAATTTTTAGCATTAAAACTATCAACCTTTATATATTAAAAAATTATTAGCCCAATATGGCGAGAATGCATGCGAGAAGAAAAGGCAAATCTGGCTCAAAAAGGCCGGCAGAAAGAATACATCCGGATTGGAGTTTAAAGCCACAAGAGATAGAAGAACTAATAATAAAGATGGCGGAAGAAGGTAAAGAGCCATCTATGATAGGTCTAATTTTAAGGGATGTTCATGGCGTGCCCGATGTGAAAGCAGCTATAGGCAAAAGAATTACTGATGTGCTTGAAGAGCATAATATATTGCCTCCTTTGCCAGAAGACTTAACAAATTTGCTGGCTAAAAGAGAAAACCTCAAAAAACATTTGCAAGAGCACAGGAAAGATTTGCACAATCTAAGAAGAATGCATCTTATAGAAGCAAAGATAAATAGATTGGTAAAATATTATAAAAGAGAGGGAAGAATTCCCGCGGACTGGAGTTACTCCTAACTTCTTTTTTGGAATTCAATTGCCTCTTCCAAGCTTATTTCCCCTATCAGCACTTTTCTAGCAAGTTCTTTTGAAATAGTTATATTTTTACTCTTTAATCTACTCAGGCGTTGTATGTTTTTAATTTCTCCCTCTTTTGGCTCAACACTCATTTTATATTTTATTTCCTTTCCTGGCGTCATCGCTATTTTGCAAGCAGAAATTGCATCGTCATCAAAAGATTGAATATCAGATTCATCGACTATTTGTATTAGTAAATTTTCATCTTGAAGCAGATTTATTATTCTATTTCTTATCAGCCCCCCTCCATTTCCTACCTTCACCACCACTTCCTCCGCCCCCGCCTCGCTTATCATTTCCTTTATAAATAAGATTAACTCTTTGGGATCCTTTGTAACAAATTTTTTTATAAGCATAACTCCGCTATAAACCGCTATACCTATTTTTTCTCCTGGATCTATACCGAAAAGTAGCTTTTTGTTTTTTGACATAAGAAGAATGGCTTTATCAATGAGCTTGTCTATATTGCACCCTTCCTCATAGCAAATAATTTTATCAAATTTTATATTGAGTTTTTTCTTATCAGATGTTATTATCACATCAACGCTGCTTGGTATATTATCTTCATAAGAAAGTGTAATAAAAGGTATCTTTCTTCTCTTGAGTAAATCAACAATATCGTAGTAAAATGAAAAATTTTCCGTTATCAATCCTATCATTAAAATTATATCCTTCATATTATTTAAATCTTTATAAAGGAAAATGATGCTGCTAACTTTGGAAAAAACCAAAATCTGTTTTTCCTAAGATAAAATAATAGAAAACCGGAGTAAAGCTTTAATATTTGATTTTTTTATTATCTGGTATGAAAAGAAATGTCATTGGGCTTTATACAAGACTCGCGATCGCAATAGCATTATTATTTGGAATAATATTTGGGTTGCTTACATTCATTGCCTATATAGCTGGCTATGGCCAACCAATTATAATTTCTGTTATGGCTATATCTGTTATTGTTTTGCAATATCTCGTAAGCCCCAAGATTGTGGAGTTCTCGATGAAGATTAAATATGTGAGCAGAGAAGAAATGCCAAAACTGCATGAAATAGTTGAAAGGTTATCTGAGAAAGCATCAATACCAAAACCAAAGATAGGAATTTCAGAAATAGATTTGCCAAATGCTTTTGCTTTTGGGAGAAGCAAGAGAGATGGAAGAGTATGCGTGACCAGAGGACTGCTTGATATTTTGAACGATGAAGAAATGGAGGCAGTGATTGGGCATGAAATATCTCATATAAAGCATAGGGATATGGCGGTAATAACTCTTTTATCAGTTATACCTCTTATAAGTTATTACATTTTCTGGAGTTCATTATACGGAAGAAATAGAAATAAAGCATCTTTAATTTCCGCCCTAGCCTTTATCTTTTATTTAGTATCCAATCTACTAGTTTTATGGGTGAGCAGATTAAGAGAATATTATGCGGATTATGGATCATACACCTTAACTGGAAAATCTCATCCTCTCGCATCTGCTCTCTATAGAATTACTATTAGTACATCCCGAATTCCCCCAGTAAAAATAAAAAGTGTTGAAGGTGTAAAGGCATTTTTTGCAACAGATCCTTCAGCTGCGAGAAGTGAAATAAATGATTTGAGAAAGGCGGATTTAAACTTAGATGGACATCTGGATGAATATGAAATGAGGCAATTTGCAAGTGTGGCGGAAGCGAGCCCATTTGAAAGAATTATGGAGATTTTTTCATCCCATCCGAATGTAGTTGATAGGATAAGAAGGCTGGCGAAATTATCATGAGTAAAAATTTGGTAAAAATGGAGATATATCCTCATGTATATCATGGTGACAATTATTCGGAAATATTTCTAGTTGATGATGAAACTGTTTTACCAATTTTTGTTAGTTATACTCAGGCGGAGAGCATAATGAATGGTTTAGAAGGAAAGAGATACCATCGTCCCTTTACTCACGACTTATTTATAGAAGTGATAAATTTGCTTGGCGCATCAATAAAAAAAGTGGTAATAGATGACCTTGTGAATGGGGTATTTCTTGCAAAACTTTATATAGAATATGTAAGAAAGGGCAAATGCGAGGAGATTGTTGTTGATGCCCGTCCAAGTGATTGTATAGCACTTGCGGTAAGAGAAGGGTGTGATATATTTGTTGATGAAAAAGTTTTGAAAGAAGCGGGGAAAAGTAGGAGAGAAATGGGTATGGAGTATTAAAATGATTAAATTTGAAGATGGAGAAAAACTTGTGAGGTACACAAGATATGTTATAGAAAGGCATGTAAAAGGGGAAAAAATTGATGACATTGAAAATTTTGAAGAAAATAGAGGGGTTTTTGTTACAATAAACACGTATCCAGAGAGAGAGCTGAGAGGTTGCATTGGTATCCCAGAGCCAATAATGCCACTGAGAAAAGCGATAAAAGAATCCGCGATCTCCGCATGCCATGATCCAAGATTTCCTGATTTGATAGAAGATGAGTTGGATAAAATCATTATAGAAGTTACTTTATTGACTAAGCCCAAATTGCTTGAAGTTGAGCCAGAGGAATATCCTAAACATATAGAGATTGGTAGAGATGGTTTGATGGTAGAAAAAGGAATGAATCGGGGCTTGCTGTTGCCCCAAGTAGCGAGTGAGTATGGATGGGATGTTTTGGAATTTTTAAAACACACTTGCATAAAGGCGGGCTTACCGCCAAATGAATGGAAAAATAAAGACACCAAGGTTTATGTATTTCAAGGGGAGATATTTAGCGAAGAAACACCAAAGGGAAAGATAATCAAAAATGCTTGAAAAATACTATGAGATATTAAATAAAAAAGCAAAAAACAATTATACAAAAAACATGGGAAAAATAGATAAATTGATAGAAGAAGCGGAAGAAATATTCAAAAAATGTCACTTCTGTGAACACAAGTGTTATGTAAATAGGAATGAAAATAAGGGGAGATGCGGAGTAAAAAATACAAAAATTTCCTCCCATTTTTTCCATTACGGAGAAGAGAAAGTTTTAATTCCTTCATATACAATCTTCTTTTCGGGCTGTAACTTTTCCTGCATATATTGTCAAAATTGGGATATTTCTCAATTTGAAAGTGGTTCTTACATAGAGCCAAAAAAAATGGCTATTTTGATAGAGAAAGCGGAAATAAATGGGGCAAGAAATATTAATTGGGTTGGTGGAGAGCCAACACCTCATCTTCTTTATATATTGAAAGTGTTGAAGAATTGCAATTCAAATCTTCCACAGATATGGAATTCAAATATGTATTGCAGTTTAGAGACGATGGAAATTTTAAAGCATGTTATTGATTTATATTTAACAGATTTTAAATACGGAAATAATCACTGTGCAAAAAAATTATCCAATATAGACAGATACCTTGAAATTATCACAAGAAATCATGAAATAGCATATAAGCAAGGGGAAGTCATAGTGCGCCACCTTGTGCTTCCTTCGCATATAGATTGCTGTTCGAAGCCAGTAATTGATTGGATTTCTGAAAATATTCCGAATGCATTAGTCAATATTATGGATCAATATTATCCAACATATAAAGCACATGAGAATGAAGAAATAAATAGGAGATTAACAGAAAGAGAATACAATGAAGTTTATCTATATGCTTTAAAAAAGGGGATTAAACTGATTTGAGTTCTTGCAACCCATCTCAGCAATCTTTCTTATTCTTTCCTCACCATTTATTTCTTTTATGAAATTTGCTACACTCTTTGGAACAAGATTTTCCCATCTCTCTCTTTTAGAAATTTTCTCCCTTATAACCCTACCTTGATAAACATCTCTTTTAAAAAATGGCATTTCAACTACTCTATATCCTTCTCTTTCAAAAAGCTCTTTTATCAATTGATTGTTGGAGATAACTAAATCAAAAGGTGGAACAATTTCTTTAACATGCTTTGCATAAAGTCCGTATCTGTTTATATCAGGAACTGGCACAATGTGATAATTTTTAATTTTTTTCTCTTTCATAGCTAGAATAATCATCTCATATCTTTCACTGCATGTAAATGGATTTTCAAAAGTAAAGCTTTCATAAGCGGAGCCAATTGCAAAAATTATTTCATATTTTTTTGATTTTTCCGAAATTTTTGCGTGTCCTATATGGAAAGGCTGAAATCTTCCAATAATTAAAGCGCGCATAAGAAAAATAGGGAAGAGGAATAATTATTTTTCTATTTAAAAAAAGTTATTTACTCATTTTCATATGTTTTCATGGAGCTCATGCCCCTTTTCTCAGACTCAATGGGCGTTCGCTCAATGGCAACCTTAATTGCAACAAAAGAAGATAGGATTTTTATAGATGCGTCCGCTGCCCTGGGGCCATCTCGTTATGGATTGCCTCCTCATGAAATGGAAATTAATGCCCTTTATGAAGCGAAGGAGAAGATAAGAAGCATAGCCCTTGATTGCAACATTTTTGTAATAACCCATTATCATTATGACCATTATGACCCAGATGAAAGCTTTTATTGTGGGAAAAAAATATATGCTAAAAGAATAGACAGTTTTATAAACAGAAGCCAGCAGGAAAGGGGGAGTTATTTCTATAAATTGTTTGAAAACAAAGCTAAAATAATATACTGTGATGGAAATGAATACAGAGAAGATGATCTTAGAATAAAATTTTCCCCTCCTTTTCCTCACGGCCCGCAGGGAGCAATTGTTGGATATGTAATTATGGTGAGTGTTGAGGAGAATGAAAAAATCCTCTTTGCATCAGATGTGCAAGGCCCAGTTTATGAGAGGGCGAGAGATTATATAATAGAAGAAGCTCCCCAGATTCTTATAATGGATGGTCCTCCTTCTTACTTTCTTGGATGGAAATTTTCCATGGAAAATTTAGAAAAAGCGGAGAAAAATTTAATTGAGATAATGGAGAAAATAGATTGCAAACTTATACTTGATCATCATTTGCTTCGTGATATTGACTATAAAAAAAGAATGAAAACACTTTATGAGATGTACGGGGACAGAATAAAGACCTTTGCGGAATGGAATGGTTTAAAAAATTCGATTCTTGAAGCTAGAAGAAAGGAGCTATGGGAAAAATATTAAAAATTTAAATTTATAACTTATATGAAATATAAGGGAGAAGAGAAAAAATTCGATGCTTCTCTTATAAGTGTTTATAGGATATTTTTGATTTTTATTGTGCCGATAATTGCATATTCTATAGCAATATTCCCTCAGGTTCTATTAATTTTTTATGTTTTAAAATTGCCATTTATTAAATCAATATACGGGATATTTATTCTATCCTTTGCACTTGTTAACAGTTATTTAATACTTATTTTTTCTTCTATTTTCTCCACCGCTTTCTTCATAAATGTTTTAGGAATTAAATATAAAGAAGGAGAGTATTCTAAAAATATAAAAGATAAAAACACTTTCAAATATACACTCTATTTTTCTCTATATTATCCGACGTATAAACTGATAAATATTTTTGTCTTGCCACCTATAAAATCGTTTTACTTGTCTCTTATTGGTTGTAAAATAGGTAAAAATGTTTTTTTAGCTGGGGAAGAATGGATTGCGGATCCATGTGTTACTGAGATAGGGGAAAATACAATGATAGGAGGGCGGAGCTTAATAACTGCTCATCTAGCGGAAGATAAGTTGATAATAAAAAGAGTTAAGATTGGTAAAAATTGTCTTATAGGGGGAGATTCTTTCATAATGCCGGGTGTTGAAATAGAAGAAAATGTTGTTGTGGGGGCAAAAACTCTTGTAACAAAAGATAAAAAATTGAAGAAGGAAAAAGTTTATGCAGGGATACCAGCGAGGGAAATTAATTACGAATAACCCCCTATCTTGAGACTCGGATCCCCGAATAAGACCCATTCTTGAACTGTTTTGCAATCAACTAATTCAATTGTATAAGGTCTTTCTCCTATCCAATCCTTACTCCAGTCAATTGGGAAATGATTGAGATAATCTGCAAGTGTGTTAGCCCATGTTTCACCAAGCACATCTTTTCCATCAATGTATACTTTGAAGAAATGTGGTTCAAGCCATCCACCTAAATATTGGATACAATCTGGTATTCCATCCGGAACACTATCTGGAACTTCATCAACCGGACCATCTCCTATTGTTCCATATCCCAAACCCGTGTTTCCAATTGTTGCTATACTTCCCCCTTTTATATTTTTTAGCATTAGCTCGCTCCAGCACTGAGGTGTCATTTCTCCGAGATAATATGCCCAAATTCCTTGCGTTAAAAATCTTAACAAACTGCTGTTGAACTGACTGTTATGGCAACCTCCAACAATTAAAACAGGTAATTTTTCTCCATTGCTAAGTGCTCTTATATTTTTCAATCCAAAATCAATCCATGTTTCAAAGTCATTATGGGGATGTGTTGCCCAGCTCGCTGGATTTCCGTGCCCGCTGAAATAAACAAAGCCTGCTCCTTCCGAGATAATTTTTTCTGCGTTCTCTGGAGTAAAGGAAAAATCCCCTCCTTCAACATATATCCTTATTTTATCAAATCCTTCCATAAAACTGAGAGCATGGTCACATTCAACCTGTCCTTCTATATAATCTGTTCCTACTTCTATATCAGGGAAAGAATCTCCTCCAATAGCAATCATTCTTTTGAACCAATCTTTTCCATATGCATTTTTTTCGTAATTTATTATTTTATTAATAAGCGGTTTTACTTCCCAATCATATCTTGCGGGCAGCCTCCCGACATAAATATCTGGATATAAATCAAGAACATCCTTACTTTTCTTATTCCATTCCGCAAATATTCCATTTCCATTGCTATCCCAGTCATCAAAAACAACAGTACCATTATTTTCATCATATCTGTACAAGTCCGCAAAATATAAGTCGCTTAAATAACCAGTTTCCCAGCTCGAGTTATCATCAAGATTTGTATATCTGACTGGCACATACCATTCCCAGAATCTCTGTCCCTTCATTCCTCCAAAAAGCAAAACATACTTTACCCCCCATTCCTCTTTTGCATTTTTAATGAAATACTTCACTTTTTCTGCATCGTCTCTCCCCTGCACAGCAAAATAAACATTATTATAGATATCATCTGTTGATACAACAATTGTTTTTATTCCATTGCTTTCCTTATGTTGCTTTAAAGTCTCAACATCATCTTTCCATTTTTGAGGACAAATAATGAGGAGATCATAATTTTCTACATTTTTATGCACTCCTTTTTCATATATTATTTTCAATTCAAATTCACTCGCAAATTCAACAATATTTAAATGAGGGTGGTATCTTATTGGATATAGTTCGAAAGTCAAGAATATTTTATCAAGCCCCACTCCAATATTATATATGCCCCATTTATCCGGATAAAAATCAAAATAATATGCGCCTTTTGCCTCCCTATATTCTTTTCCTAAGGGTATTGCACCAATTGAAGGAGGTATTTCCTTTTTCACTGGTATTTTTTTAATTTCGTTTGGAATCATTTCAATTCTTTTTATTTTTGTTCCAATATCAAATGTAAAAGTTTTTGTAAAAGTTGGCAAACAGGGATAGTAAGCATCGTTTGTATAGCCATTTGCCTCCTTGATTTTAATGTATCCATTATCAAATATCATTGGCTCTGAAAATATTATCTCTTCCGAAATTTTATTCTCCGCATTTATTCCAAAAGCTAACGAGCTGGCCAAAAGAACTAAACCAACAAACAAATTTTTTAACTTTTCCATAGAAATGAATTCTTTTTTGAGTTTAAATCTTTCTATGAAAGCGCGGGGAGCGAGATTTGAACTCGCGAGGTCATACGACCACAGGATTAGCAATCCTGCGCCTTACCAGGCTGGGCCATCCCCGCTTGTAATGAAAATGATATAAAAATTATAAACTTTTTCTTGGCAACAAAGCCATTTTAACACCACACTTTGTTATCTCCTTTCTGTCAATATTTTTTGAAAGATACCATATAAATCCTCTTTTTTCCTCCTCCTTATTTTTAAAAGGGACCAACTCTTTTAACTCTTTTCCTTCTCTTAGAGCTTCTATTAGGTGGGTTGGACATTGGAAAGAAGGGCTTTTTCCAAGAGTTGTATACCCTGTTTTATCAAAGATTGCGGTATATTGCTCAATAAAGTAAAATCCCTTTTCCTCTTTTATACCAGACTCTATACCTACTCCATAATCGCCATTTATGCAAGCTTTTTTTGCCCTATTTATTGCTCCCTCAATTATTTCTTCATTCCATGGCTGTTTTTTTGTATCAATTCCAACAAATTCATAAATTATTTCAATTCCTTTAAAAAATTCATTAAAAACTTCTTTCACCGCTTCTATCTTAACTTCATTTTTCGATCCAATAAAAACCTTTAATGGCTTAATTCTCTTTCCATTCCTTATTTCATTTGCTTTTATCCTGCTTGTGGTTATTGGTATCCCATCATTGGCGAATACATATGGCACAACTATTATTTTAATCTCTTTCCTTCCTTTTTTTCTCCTAAACTCATTTATTTCTTTAGCCCTTCCCTCAGTTTCTGGAGATACAATTATTGCATCGAAATCTTCATCAAGAGTAATGCCATAGATATTTTCAAGAGGTAAAATTTTAAATTTCTTATTCCATCTTTTATCTTTTATAATTTCCTCAATATTCTTTTTCCTTTCTTCATAGCTCCTAGCTTTTTTCCCCATTTCTTCAACAAATTTATCTGTTGATATCCCTATATAAATTTCATCACCTATTTCAAAAGCTTTTGAAAGAATTGAAATATGCCCTTCATGTATTATATCAAATGTCCCTCCTATACAAACTTTCATTGCCCATAAATTAATGCAAGTATAAGAAACTTTATTATAAGAAAAAATATTTTACTATTGATGATAAAGGAAATTGTTAGGAGAGATTTTAAATTAATTGATGAAAATGAAGAAATAAGGAAAATATTTGGTTATATCTACGGGGAGGCGGAATTTCCTATAATTGTAAGTAATAAGAAAGCAATTGGAATAATAGATGAAAGGAATTTGATAAAAAGTAGAGTACTTGGAAATGAAAAAATAAAGAGGTTTGTTGTGGGTGTGCCAAAGATTGATGGAACATTTTCAATACAAAAAGCAAAAAGTGTAATGATTGCTAGTGGTGCTGATAGGCTGATAGTTACATCTGAAAAAGAAATAATTGGTTATGTAAGATTGGTTGATATTCTTAAGAAAACCGGATTGCAAAAAACCGCTAAGGAATTAATGAAATCCATCCCCTCACTGGAGGAAAAAAATACAGTTGCAGAGGCAATAAACATTATGAAGACAAGTAACAGGAAATTTGTTCCTGTTTTATTTGATAAAAAATTTTCTGGAGTAATAGGTGTTAGAGAGATTTTACCGCTTATTTCAACAAAAGAGAAAGCAAGGGATTATCATCCAGAAAAGACATCTTTGCTCGAAACATCATTGGTTGGATTGGTGAGGGAAATTCCGATATGCAATGAAAATGAAAAGGGAGATGAAATAATAAAAATTATAGAGGAGAGAGATGTTGTTGCGGTCTGTAGAGGAAATGAATATCTTGGCTTGATAGAAGAGATTGATCTCCTATGAGTACATTATATCATCCTTACTATCTTCTTTTTCCTCTTTAAATTTCATCTTCTTCTTTTTTATAAACTTATACTGCCTTCTCCTTCCTATAAATCTTATATCAAATCTTATAAGTCTTACAAATATTTTATCTGGAAGTGGTTCAAGAACAACAATTCCCCTTGATTGAAGTTTATTCAATTCAAACAATATTTTTTCTTCTGGCATATTTAATTTTTTGCTTAACTCCGCAACAGTAATAGGGTAATTTTCCTGCAGTGTTTTAATTATTCTTTCCTCAATAGTCCCTATTTCTATATCCATCTTTATACCTGTAAGAAATATTGCATGCCCCTTCAATTGAAACCATACATGGGCCAACTGGATGCAAGGGATTACAAATTTTTCCGAAAAGCTTACATTCCTCAGGCCTCACTATGCCTCTCAGAACTTCCCCGCATTTACAATTTTTTTGTTGAGGTGCTTCTCTAACTTCAGAGATTAAATCTTCATAAATTTTCTCCGCATCATATTTCTCAAATTCTTTCCTTAAAGCCATTTTTGATTTTTTAATTACAGGAAAACCCCTCCATCCCCCATCTTTTTTACTAAAGACCTCATCTATCACTTTTAAAGCAATTATATTTCCCTCCCTCCTTACACATCTTTTATATTCATTCTCCACTTCATATCTCCCTTCTTCAACTTGTTTTGCAATCATATATACCCCAAGAAGCACATCAAGTGGTTCAAACCCCGCAATTACATGAGGAATCTTATATTTTTTAGCAATTTTTTCATATGGCTTTGTTCCTATTATTGTAGATACATGTCCCGGGCATATTATTCCATCTAATTTTATTTCCCCCATCCCAAGCAATGCATCCAGGGCGGGAGGGATAAACCGATGAAAATTTAAAATAGAGAAGTTTTTTGGTTCTCTTAGCAAAGAGATGGCTGTTGCGGGGGCGGTTGTTTCAAATCCCACTGCAATGAAAACAGTTTCTTTTTCTTTTGCTATTTCAATTGCATCTGTTATGCTATAAACAACTCTTACATCCGCCCCCTCACTTCTTGCTTTTTCAAGTGTTTTGCTCGCTGGCACTCTCAGCATGTCCCCAAATGTTGCAATTGTAATTCCTTCTTCCGCTAATTTTATTCCTTTTTCTATCTCTATGGGTGTTGTAACACATACTGGACAGCCTGGTCCTTGAACTATCTCAACACCGCTTTCCGCAAGCAGATTATCCAGCCCATATTTTAAAATTGTGTCTTGATGAGTTCCACATACATGCATTATTTTTAAATTTAATCCAATTTTCTTAATTTCTTTAATTATTGCATTTGCAAAATTTTTATTGCGAAGCGAAGCAATCATGTTTCGACCTCAATGCTTTTTATTCTGCATTCTTTTCCTTCCAAAATTTCTGCATCAT
This window of the Thermoplasmatales archaeon genome carries:
- a CDS encoding pantetheine-phosphate adenylyltransferase translates to MKVCIGGTFDIIHEGHISILSKAFEIGDEIYIGISTDKFVEEMGKKARSYEERKKNIEEIIKDKRWNKKFKILPLENIYGITLDEDFDAIIVSPETEGRAKEINEFRRKKGRKEIKIIVVPYVFANDGIPITTSRIKANEIRNGKRIKPLKVFIGSKNEVKIEAVKEVFNEFFKGIEIIYEFVGIDTKKQPWNEEIIEGAINRAKKACINGDYGVGIESGIKEEKGFYFIEQYTAIFDKTGYTTLGKSPSFQCPTHLIEALREGKELKELVPFKNKEEEKRGFIWYLSKNIDRKEITKCGVKMALLPRKSL
- a CDS encoding winged helix-turn-helix domain-containing protein is translated as MDIEIGTIEERIIKTLQENYPITVAELSKKLNMPEEKILFELNKLQSRGIVVLEPLPDKIFVRLIRFDIRFIGRRRQYKFIKKKKMKFKEEKEDSKDDIMYS
- the hypD gene encoding hydrogenase formation protein HypD codes for the protein MIASLRNKNFANAIIKEIKKIGLNLKIMHVCGTHQDTILKYGLDNLLAESGVEIVQGPGCPVCVTTPIEIEKGIKLAEEGITIATFGDMLRVPASKTLEKARSEGADVRVVYSITDAIEIAKEKETVFIAVGFETTAPATAISLLREPKNFSILNFHRFIPPALDALLGMGEIKLDGIICPGHVSTIIGTKPYEKIAKKYKIPHVIAGFEPLDVLLGVYMIAKQVEEGRYEVENEYKRCVRREGNIIALKVIDEVFSKKDGGWRGFPVIKKSKMALRKEFEKYDAEKIYEDLISEVREAPQQKNCKCGEVLRGIVRPEECKLFGKICNPLHPVGPCMVSIEGACNISYRYKDGYRNRDY